A stretch of Pseudomonas taetrolens DNA encodes these proteins:
- a CDS encoding type IV pilus twitching motility protein PilT, protein MDIADLLAFSVRHEASDLHLSAGVAPMLRVNGEMMRCELPVLAPAQTQALIRSVMTDAQRIAFETHHEADFSYVVPGLGRFRVNAFKQQRGDGAVFRSIAGTVPSLESLGLGEVFRQLCNTPQGLILITGATGSGKTTTLAAMIDHLNSTRQQHILTIEDPIEFIHASRQCLINQREVHRDTHSFAAALRSALREDPDVIMLGEMRDLDTIRLALTAAETGHLVLATLHTPSAAKTIDRVVDVFAGEEKAMVRAMLSESLQAVISQTLVRKPGAGRVAAHEIMLGTPAIRNLIRENKVSQMVTAIQTGGALGMQTLEMSLKRLRDKGEL, encoded by the coding sequence ATGGATATCGCCGACCTGTTGGCGTTTAGCGTCAGGCATGAAGCTTCGGACTTGCATTTGTCTGCGGGTGTTGCGCCCATGTTGAGGGTGAACGGCGAGATGATGCGCTGCGAGCTGCCCGTGCTGGCGCCGGCGCAGACGCAGGCCCTGATCCGCAGCGTGATGACGGATGCCCAACGCATTGCTTTTGAGACGCACCACGAAGCCGACTTTTCATACGTAGTGCCCGGGCTGGGCCGCTTTCGGGTTAATGCGTTCAAGCAGCAGCGCGGTGATGGTGCGGTGTTTCGTAGCATTGCCGGGACGGTGCCGAGCCTGGAGTCGCTAGGTCTTGGCGAGGTTTTCCGCCAGCTCTGCAATACGCCGCAGGGTCTGATCCTGATCACGGGGGCCACCGGCTCGGGGAAGACCACCACCCTGGCGGCAATGATCGACCACCTTAATAGCACTCGCCAGCAGCATATTCTTACCATCGAGGACCCTATCGAGTTCATCCACGCGTCGCGCCAATGCCTGATCAATCAACGCGAGGTGCACCGCGACACCCACAGCTTTGCCGCAGCGCTGCGTTCGGCTCTGCGCGAGGACCCGGATGTGATCATGCTGGGTGAGATGCGTGATCTCGATACCATCCGCCTGGCGCTGACAGCTGCGGAAACCGGGCATCTGGTCTTGGCCACGCTGCACACGCCTTCGGCGGCCAAGACAATCGACCGGGTGGTAGACGTGTTTGCGGGTGAAGAAAAGGCGATGGTACGGGCCATGCTGTCCGAGTCATTGCAGGCGGTGATATCTCAGACGCTGGTCAGGAAGCCGGGCGCTGGGCGTGTGGCGGCCCACGAAATCATGTTGGGCACGCCAGCGATCCGCAACCTGATCCGGGAGAACAAGGTGTCGCAGATGGTCACGGCCATCCAGACGGGCGGGGCGCTTGGCATGCAGACGCTGGAGATGAGCCTGAAGCGGCTGAGGGATAAAGGCGAACTGTAG
- the metW gene encoding methionine biosynthesis protein MetW: MRADLEIIQDWIPAGSRVLDLGCGDGELLSWLRDNKQVTGYGLENDPDNIAQCVAKGINVIEQDLDKGLGNFASNSFDIVVMTQALQAVHYPDRILDEMLRVGRQCIITFPNFGHWRCRWYLASKGRMPVSEFLPYTWYNTPNIHFCTFEDFEALCREREARVLDRLAVDQQHRHGWASKIWPNLLGEIGIYRVSSPGLQDHKVAV, from the coding sequence ATGAGAGCCGACCTGGAAATCATCCAAGACTGGATCCCCGCCGGCAGCCGCGTGCTCGACCTGGGTTGTGGTGACGGCGAACTGCTCAGCTGGCTGCGCGACAATAAGCAAGTCACCGGCTACGGCCTGGAAAACGACCCGGACAACATTGCCCAGTGCGTAGCCAAGGGCATAAACGTCATCGAGCAAGATCTCGATAAAGGCCTGGGCAACTTCGCCAGCAACAGCTTCGATATCGTGGTCATGACTCAGGCATTGCAAGCCGTGCACTATCCCGACCGGATTCTCGACGAAATGCTGCGGGTCGGTCGTCAGTGCATCATCACCTTCCCCAACTTCGGTCACTGGCGCTGCCGCTGGTACCTGGCCAGCAAGGGCCGGATGCCTGTGTCCGAGTTTTTGCCTTATACCTGGTACAACACGCCGAACATTCACTTCTGCACCTTTGAAGACTTTGAGGCCCTGTGCCGCGAGCGCGAAGCCCGAGTCCTCGACCGCCTTGCCGTAGATCAACAACACAGGCACGGGTGGGCGAGCAAGATATGGCCTAACCTGTTGGGCGAGATCGGCATTTATCGTGTCAGCAGTCCTGGTCTGCAGGATCATAAAGTCGCGGTGTAA
- the proC gene encoding pyrroline-5-carboxylate reductase produces the protein MSKMRIAFIGAGNMASSLIGGLRAKGLDAAQIRASDPGAETRAKVAAEHGIELFADNAQAIQDADVIVIAVKPQAMKAVCQDLRPHLKPHQLLVSIAAGITCASLLNWLGSQPLVRCMPNTPALLGKGVSGLFATPDVTTEQRQQADELLSAVGTVVWVDAEAQIDAVTAVSGSGPAYFFLLIEAMTDAGVKLGLSRDVAEQLAEQTALGAAHMAVGSDVDAAELRRRVTSPAGTTEAAIKSFQASGFEAMVETALSAAAHRSAEMAEQLGQ, from the coding sequence ATGAGCAAGATGCGTATTGCCTTTATCGGGGCAGGTAACATGGCGTCCAGCCTGATCGGTGGCCTGCGGGCCAAAGGTCTGGACGCCGCACAGATCCGCGCCAGCGATCCCGGTGCTGAAACTCGGGCCAAAGTAGCCGCCGAACACGGCATCGAGCTATTTGCCGACAACGCGCAGGCGATTCAGGACGCTGACGTGATTGTGATCGCAGTCAAGCCACAGGCCATGAAGGCGGTGTGCCAGGACCTGCGCCCCCACCTCAAGCCCCATCAGCTGCTGGTCTCGATTGCCGCCGGCATCACCTGCGCCAGCCTGCTGAACTGGTTGGGCAGCCAGCCCCTGGTGCGCTGCATGCCTAATACACCTGCGCTGCTGGGCAAAGGCGTCAGCGGCCTGTTCGCCACCCCGGACGTGACCACTGAGCAACGCCAGCAGGCCGATGAACTGCTCAGCGCCGTAGGCACCGTGGTGTGGGTTGACGCTGAAGCGCAGATCGACGCAGTAACCGCCGTATCCGGCAGCGGCCCGGCGTACTTCTTCCTGCTGATCGAAGCCATGACCGATGCAGGCGTCAAACTGGGTCTGTCGCGCGATGTGGCAGAACAGCTGGCCGAACAAACGGCGCTCGGCGCTGCGCACATGGCCGTGGGCAGCGATGTCGACGCCGCCGAATTGCGCCGCCGCGTGACCTCGCCTGCGGGCACCACTGAAGCTGCAATCAAATCATTCCAGGCCAGCGGCTTTGAAGCCATGGTCGAAACAGCATTGAGTGCCGCCGCGCACCGCTCGGCCGAAATGGCCGAACAACTGGGCCAATAA
- a CDS encoding YggT family protein, with protein sequence MSGLNGAAIFVIQTLGSLYLLIVLLRFILQLVRANFYNPLCQFTVKATQPLLKPLRRVIPSVFGLDMSSLVLAIIVQMVVFAVVLTLSYIPFNILGLLAWAMIGVTALFLKVFFFALIISVILSWVAPGSTSPGAELVNQITEPALAPFRRMLPSMGGLDISPILAFMVIQLIQSYAIPPLAMYVGMPVVLFGLI encoded by the coding sequence ATGTCTGGACTTAATGGCGCTGCCATTTTCGTGATTCAAACCCTGGGTAGCCTCTACCTGCTGATCGTTCTGTTGCGCTTCATCCTGCAATTGGTACGGGCCAACTTCTATAACCCGCTGTGCCAGTTCACGGTCAAGGCAACGCAGCCCTTGCTCAAGCCTTTGCGTCGGGTTATTCCGAGCGTATTCGGCCTGGACATGTCCTCGCTGGTTCTGGCGATCATCGTGCAAATGGTGGTGTTTGCCGTCGTGCTGACCCTCAGCTATATCCCGTTCAACATTCTCGGCCTGCTGGCGTGGGCAATGATTGGTGTAACCGCGCTGTTCTTGAAGGTGTTCTTCTTCGCCCTGATCATCAGCGTGATCCTGTCGTGGGTCGCACCGGGCAGCACCAGCCCTGGCGCTGAGCTGGTCAACCAGATCACCGAGCCGGCCCTGGCGCCGTTTCGCCGTATGCTGCCAAGCATGGGTGGCCTGGATATCTCGCCGATCCTCGCCTTCATGGTGATTCAGCTGATCCAGAGCTATGCGATCCCACCTCTGGCCATGTATGTCGGCATGCCTGTCGTGTTGTTCGGCCTGATCTGA
- a CDS encoding DUF167 domain-containing protein, whose protein sequence is MSYFRWDGEDLILDCHLQPKASSDEFAGLHGDRLKIRLTAPPVEGKANAHLMAFLAKAFGIAKSQVSLVSGELNRQKRVRLHAPKKLPDLPGLADSKP, encoded by the coding sequence ATGAGCTACTTCCGTTGGGACGGTGAGGACCTGATTCTCGACTGTCACCTGCAACCCAAGGCCAGCAGCGATGAATTCGCAGGCCTGCACGGTGACCGCCTGAAAATCCGCCTCACCGCCCCTCCGGTTGAAGGCAAAGCCAATGCCCACCTGATGGCCTTTCTGGCCAAGGCGTTCGGTATCGCCAAAAGTCAGGTCAGCCTGGTCAGTGGCGAACTCAACCGGCAGAAACGCGTGCGCTTGCACGCCCCGAAAAAGCTGCCGGATTTGCCCGGGCTGGCTGACTCAAAACCCTGA
- the metX gene encoding homoserine O-succinyltransferase MetX encodes MPAAFPPDSVGLVVPQIAHFSEPLALACGRSLPAYDLIYETYGQLNASASNAVLICHALSGHHHAAGYHSADERKPGWWDSCIGPGKPIDTNKFFVVSLNNLGGCNGSTGPSSLNPETGRPFGADFPVLTVEDWVHSQARLADRIGINQWAAVIGGSLGGMQALQWSISYPDRLRHCLAIASAPKLSAQNIAFNEVARQAILTDPEFHGGSFQEKGVIPKRGLMLARMVGHITYLSDDSMGEKFGRGLKNENLNYDFHSVEFQVESYLRYQGEEFSGRFDANTYLLMTKALDYFDPAANFDNDLAKTFAGVKARFCVMSFTTDWRFSPARSRELVDALMAAKKDVCYLEIDAPQGHDAFLIPIPRYLQAFSNYMNRIEL; translated from the coding sequence ATGCCAGCTGCCTTTCCCCCCGATTCCGTTGGTCTGGTCGTGCCGCAAATTGCGCACTTCAGCGAACCGCTGGCCCTCGCCTGCGGCCGCTCACTGCCTGCCTATGATTTGATTTACGAAACCTATGGCCAGCTCAATGCCTCAGCCAGCAATGCTGTGCTGATCTGCCATGCACTGTCCGGTCACCATCATGCCGCGGGCTACCACAGTGCCGATGAGCGCAAGCCCGGCTGGTGGGACAGTTGCATTGGCCCAGGCAAACCGATCGACACCAACAAGTTCTTTGTGGTCAGCCTGAACAACCTGGGTGGCTGCAATGGCTCTACCGGGCCGAGCAGCCTCAACCCGGAAACCGGCCGCCCGTTCGGTGCCGACTTCCCGGTATTGACCGTTGAAGACTGGGTCCACAGCCAGGCGCGCCTGGCCGACCGGATCGGCATCAACCAGTGGGCTGCGGTGATCGGCGGCAGCCTGGGCGGCATGCAGGCGTTGCAGTGGAGCATCAGCTACCCGGATCGCTTGCGTCATTGCCTGGCAATTGCATCCGCACCAAAGTTGTCCGCGCAGAATATCGCGTTCAACGAGGTCGCCCGTCAGGCCATTCTTACCGACCCGGAATTCCATGGCGGCTCGTTCCAGGAAAAAGGCGTCATCCCCAAGCGCGGCCTGATGCTGGCGCGCATGGTCGGGCACATTACGTACCTGTCCGATGACTCGATGGGCGAGAAGTTCGGCCGCGGCCTGAAGAACGAAAACCTCAACTACGACTTCCACAGTGTCGAGTTCCAGGTCGAGAGCTACCTGCGTTACCAGGGCGAAGAGTTCTCCGGACGTTTCGATGCCAATACCTACTTGCTGATGACCAAGGCACTGGACTACTTCGACCCGGCCGCCAACTTCGACAATGACCTGGCCAAAACCTTTGCCGGCGTCAAAGCCCGGTTTTGCGTGATGTCGTTCACCACCGACTGGCGCTTCTCCCCGGCCCGCTCGCGGGAGCTGGTAGATGCGTTGATGGCTGCCAAAAAAGACGTGTGCTATCTGGAAATCGATGCGCCGCAAGGCCATGACGCCTTCCTGATCCCGATTCCGCGTTACCTGCAAGCCTTCAGCAATTACATGAACCGAATTGAACTGTGA
- a CDS encoding YggS family pyridoxal phosphate-dependent enzyme, with product MSTIAGNIALVEARIRAAALAVQRDVTSVHLLAVSKTKPATALREAYASGIRDFGENYLQEARAKQVELADLPLSWHFIGPIQSNKTRDIAEHFEWVHSVDRLKIAQRLSEQRPAELAPLNICIQVNVSGEASKSGCTPADLPALAAAISALPRLKLRGLMAIPEPTEDRAEQDRAFATVRHLQESLNLGLDTLSMGMSHDLESAIAQGATWVRIGTALFGARDYGQA from the coding sequence ATGTCCACGATAGCAGGCAATATTGCGCTGGTTGAGGCTCGCATCCGCGCTGCGGCCCTGGCTGTGCAACGTGATGTAACGAGCGTTCACCTGCTCGCTGTCAGCAAGACCAAACCCGCGACCGCACTGCGTGAAGCCTATGCCTCCGGGATTCGCGACTTTGGCGAAAACTACCTTCAGGAAGCACGTGCCAAACAGGTTGAATTAGCCGACCTGCCCTTGAGTTGGCACTTCATTGGCCCCATTCAATCGAACAAGACGCGTGATATCGCCGAGCACTTTGAGTGGGTGCATTCTGTAGACCGCCTGAAAATTGCTCAGCGCCTGTCTGAACAACGCCCGGCAGAGCTGGCGCCCCTGAATATCTGCATTCAGGTCAATGTCAGTGGCGAAGCCAGCAAATCGGGCTGTACTCCAGCAGACTTGCCTGCGCTGGCAGCAGCGATCAGTGCATTGCCACGCCTGAAATTGCGCGGCCTGATGGCCATTCCGGAGCCGACCGAAGACCGCGCCGAGCAAGACCGTGCGTTTGCCACGGTACGTCACCTGCAAGAAAGCCTGAATCTGGGGCTCGACACGCTTTCAATGGGCATGAGCCACGACCTGGAGTCGGCCATCGCCCAAGGTGCCACTTGGGTGCGCATTGGTACTGCACTCTTTGGCGCCCGTGATTATGGCCAGGCCTGA
- the hemW gene encoding radical SAM family heme chaperone HemW — MTHDTPPQPLYLGAAGFTQQAPREPLTQLPPLSLYIHIPWCVRKCPYCDFNSHTASPVLPEDEYVDALLADLDQDLHAVYGRELSSIFFGGGTPSLFSAESLGRLLKGVEARIPFASDIEITLEANPGTFEQEKFVAYRALGINRLSIGIQSFQQAKLEALGRIHNGDEAIRAADMARQAGFDNFNLDLMHGLPDQSLDDALSDLRQAIALKPTHLSWYQLTLEPNTVFWNQPPVLPEDDTLWDIQEAGQALLAEHGYAQYEVSAYAQPGRPARHNLNYWSFGDFIGIGAGAHGKLSHPDGRIVRTWKTRLPKDYLNPAKNFQAGEKTLTAEELPFEFLMNALRLTEGVDAALYPQRTGLPLDSLSIGRRAAEQSGLLQVEPSRLVATARGQLFLNDLLQHFLT, encoded by the coding sequence ATGACCCACGACACACCGCCCCAACCGCTCTACCTCGGCGCGGCCGGTTTTACTCAGCAGGCGCCCCGGGAACCGCTGACGCAACTACCGCCGCTGTCGCTGTATATCCATATCCCGTGGTGCGTGCGCAAATGTCCGTATTGCGACTTCAACTCCCACACTGCCAGCCCGGTGCTGCCTGAAGACGAGTACGTCGACGCGCTGCTGGCCGACCTCGACCAGGACCTGCACGCGGTCTATGGCCGCGAACTGAGCTCGATATTCTTCGGGGGGGGAACGCCCAGCCTGTTCAGCGCCGAATCCCTTGGGCGCCTGCTAAAGGGTGTCGAAGCACGCATCCCGTTTGCCAGCGATATCGAAATCACGCTGGAGGCCAACCCTGGGACGTTCGAACAGGAAAAGTTTGTGGCTTACCGCGCACTGGGGATCAATCGACTGTCGATTGGCATCCAGAGCTTTCAGCAAGCCAAGCTCGAAGCACTGGGTCGCATCCACAACGGGGACGAAGCCATACGTGCAGCCGACATGGCACGCCAGGCGGGCTTTGATAATTTCAACCTGGACTTGATGCACGGCTTGCCCGATCAGTCGCTGGACGACGCCCTGAGCGACCTGCGCCAGGCCATCGCTCTGAAGCCGACGCACCTGTCGTGGTACCAGTTGACGCTGGAACCCAACACCGTGTTCTGGAACCAGCCTCCGGTCCTCCCCGAAGATGACACCCTGTGGGACATTCAGGAGGCCGGTCAGGCGCTGCTCGCCGAACATGGCTACGCCCAGTACGAAGTATCGGCTTATGCCCAACCGGGACGCCCTGCACGGCATAACCTCAACTACTGGAGTTTTGGCGACTTTATCGGCATCGGTGCTGGCGCTCACGGTAAATTAAGCCACCCTGATGGTCGCATCGTGCGCACCTGGAAAACCCGTCTGCCGAAGGACTACTTGAATCCAGCTAAAAACTTTCAAGCTGGCGAGAAAACACTGACAGCAGAAGAGCTACCTTTTGAGTTTCTAATGAACGCCTTGCGCCTGACTGAGGGCGTCGATGCGGCACTCTACCCACAGCGCACCGGGCTGCCCCTCGACAGCCTGAGCATTGGCCGCAGGGCCGCCGAACAAAGTGGCTTATTGCAGGTCGAACCGTCACGTCTGGTGGCGACTGCCAGAGGCCAGCTGTTTCTCAACGACTTGCTGCAGCACTTTTTGACCTAA
- a CDS encoding NINE protein, producing MSGYRDDIQRDTHSKVLGYLLWIFGFLGAHRFYYGKPVTGTIWFFTLGLLGIGWLIDLFLIPSMDREADLRFTSGDTDYSVAWILLTFLGLFGVHRMYMGKWITGIIYLFTGGLFLIGILYDFWTLNTQISIKNAERR from the coding sequence ATGAGTGGCTATCGAGACGACATACAGCGTGATACGCACAGTAAAGTGCTGGGTTATTTGCTGTGGATTTTCGGTTTTCTGGGGGCGCACCGCTTTTACTACGGCAAGCCGGTAACCGGGACTATCTGGTTTTTTACCTTGGGTCTGTTGGGCATTGGCTGGCTGATCGACTTGTTCCTGATCCCGAGCATGGACCGGGAAGCCGACTTGCGTTTTACGTCGGGTGATACCGACTACAGCGTTGCCTGGATTCTGCTGACGTTTCTGGGGCTGTTCGGCGTACATCGCATGTACATGGGGAAATGGATCACCGGCATCATCTATCTGTTTACCGGTGGTTTGTTCCTGATCGGTATTCTGTATGACTTCTGGACGCTCAACACCCAGATCTCGATCAAGAACGCCGAGCGTCGTTAA
- a CDS encoding DUF4426 domain-containing protein: protein MGRIGLLLLSMCFGAHAIASDASAVQRQQTFGDTTVYYNAFPSTFLTPEIANQFEISRSKTNGVLNITLNKNAKNIPANVQGTVQSGDAKPAPLTFRQVGTGGEINYLAQFPLAGPQTFTFKIHVKAGGATSETIQFSQMVAPIE, encoded by the coding sequence ATGGGTCGTATTGGATTACTGCTGTTATCAATGTGCTTCGGTGCGCACGCTATCGCTTCCGACGCCAGCGCTGTACAGCGTCAGCAGACGTTTGGCGATACAACGGTGTACTACAACGCGTTCCCGTCAACGTTCCTGACGCCCGAGATCGCCAACCAGTTTGAAATCTCCCGCAGCAAAACCAATGGCGTGTTGAATATCACCCTCAACAAAAATGCCAAAAACATCCCGGCCAATGTTCAGGGCACGGTACAGAGTGGCGATGCCAAGCCGGCACCGCTGACCTTCCGTCAGGTCGGTACCGGCGGCGAGATCAACTATCTGGCCCAATTCCCGCTGGCAGGGCCGCAAACCTTCACATTCAAGATTCATGTGAAGGCGGGCGGTGCAACATCTGAAACCATCCAATTTTCTCAAATGGTCGCTCCCATCGAATGA
- a CDS encoding C40 family peptidase, which yields MRPFFKTWLTICLLIPLAAHATNREQHLPSGFTGYTAKSSAGTRVVASNSKTIARSASSKVHHKVPGKIASAALIAANEQSSTVLSRAVNVLGTPYRWGGSSPSKGFDCSGLVKYAFNDVAAVDLPRTSSAMASGHGQKVDRKDLKPGDLLFFNIKSRRVNHVAIYLGNDRFIHAPRRGKSVSIDTLKKPYWQNHYVVAKRVLPKQQTSLQLVQR from the coding sequence ATGCGTCCTTTTTTCAAGACATGGCTAACCATTTGCCTGTTAATACCACTGGCTGCCCACGCCACCAATCGTGAGCAACATCTTCCTTCAGGCTTCACTGGCTACACCGCAAAATCATCTGCGGGTACTCGTGTGGTCGCCTCCAACAGCAAAACCATCGCTCGTTCTGCGTCCAGTAAAGTCCATCACAAGGTTCCGGGCAAAATTGCCTCGGCTGCCCTGATTGCCGCCAACGAGCAAAGCAGTACGGTATTGAGCCGTGCGGTCAACGTGCTGGGCACCCCTTATCGTTGGGGCGGCAGCAGCCCAAGTAAAGGGTTTGATTGCAGCGGGCTGGTCAAATACGCCTTTAACGACGTCGCGGCGGTTGATCTGCCACGCACCTCAAGTGCCATGGCCAGCGGTCATGGACAAAAAGTCGACCGCAAGGATTTGAAGCCCGGCGACTTGCTGTTCTTCAACATCAAGAGCCGCAGGGTCAACCATGTCGCCATTTACCTGGGCAACGACCGGTTTATCCATGCCCCGCGTCGCGGCAAGTCGGTCAGCATCGACACCCTGAAGAAGCCGTACTGGCAGAACCATTATGTGGTCGCCAAGCGCGTGTTGCCTAAACAGCAAACCAGCCTGCAGCTTGTTCAGCGCTAA
- the rdgB gene encoding RdgB/HAM1 family non-canonical purine NTP pyrophosphatase has protein sequence MMNLTQLVLASHNAGKLKELQAMLGESVQLRSIGEFSNVEPDETGLSFVENAILKARNAARLSGLPALADDSGLAVDFLGGAPGIYSARYADGKGDAANNAKLLDALKDVPQTERGAQFVCVLALVRHADDPLPIICEGLWHGRILTAASGEHGFGYDPLFWVPERNCSSAELSPSEKNQLSHRARAMVLLRQRLGLK, from the coding sequence ATGATGAACCTTACGCAACTGGTACTGGCTAGCCATAACGCCGGCAAACTCAAAGAACTTCAGGCCATGCTCGGCGAGTCGGTGCAGTTACGCTCGATTGGTGAGTTCAGCAACGTCGAACCGGATGAAACCGGTTTGTCGTTCGTTGAAAACGCGATTCTAAAGGCCCGCAATGCGGCACGCCTTTCCGGGCTGCCGGCACTGGCCGATGACTCGGGGCTGGCGGTGGACTTCCTGGGCGGCGCGCCTGGCATTTACTCGGCACGCTACGCCGACGGCAAGGGCGATGCAGCGAACAACGCCAAACTGCTCGATGCCTTGAAAGACGTGCCTCAAACCGAGCGCGGCGCGCAGTTTGTGTGCGTTCTGGCACTGGTTCGCCATGCGGATGATCCGCTGCCGATCATCTGTGAAGGCCTGTGGCACGGCCGCATCCTGACAGCAGCCAGCGGCGAGCACGGTTTTGGTTACGACCCTCTGTTCTGGGTTCCCGAGCGCAACTGCTCCAGCGCCGAGCTGAGTCCCAGCGAAAAAAACCAGCTAAGCCACCGCGCCCGCGCCATGGTCTTGCTGCGCCAGCGCCTGGGCCTGAAATGA
- a CDS encoding dihydroorotase yields the protein MKLSILGARVIDPSSQLDQVTDLHLEAGKIIAIGSAPAGFTPTQTLDATGLVAAPGLVDLNVALREPGYSRKGTIASETRAAAAGGVTSLCCPPHTKPVLDTSAVAELILDRAREAGNCKVFPVGALSKGLDGEQLAELIALRDAGCVAFGNGLNSFTNTRTLCRALEYAATFDLTVIFHSQDRDLAEGGIAHDGPMAAFRGLPGIPETAETVALARDLLLVEQSGVRAHFSQLTSARGVALIAQAQARGLKVTADVALYQLILTDEALVDFSSLYHVQPPLRTRADRDGLREAVKSGVVQAISSHHQPHERDAKLAPFGATEPGISSVEVLLPLAMTLVDDGLLDLPTLLARLSAGPAAALRLPAGHLKVGSAADLVLFDPAASTVVGEKWHSKGDNCPFLGHCLPSAVRYTLVDGRISYEG from the coding sequence GTGAAGCTCAGCATTCTCGGCGCCCGCGTCATTGACCCCAGCAGCCAACTGGATCAAGTGACCGATCTGCATCTGGAAGCCGGCAAGATCATTGCCATCGGTTCGGCTCCCGCCGGTTTTACCCCGACTCAAACCCTCGATGCCACCGGCCTGGTCGCGGCACCGGGGCTGGTGGACCTGAACGTCGCGCTGCGCGAGCCGGGCTACAGCCGTAAAGGCACGATTGCCAGCGAGACCCGCGCCGCTGCTGCCGGCGGTGTGACCAGCCTGTGCTGCCCACCCCACACCAAACCGGTACTGGACACCTCGGCCGTTGCCGAACTGATCCTCGATCGCGCACGTGAAGCCGGAAACTGCAAAGTATTCCCGGTGGGTGCCCTGAGCAAAGGCCTGGACGGTGAACAGCTGGCCGAGCTGATTGCCCTGCGGGATGCCGGCTGTGTCGCCTTCGGCAACGGCCTCAACAGCTTTACCAACACCCGAACCTTGTGCCGGGCACTGGAATACGCTGCCACTTTCGACCTGACGGTGATTTTCCACTCCCAGGATCGTGATCTGGCTGAAGGCGGCATTGCCCACGACGGCCCGATGGCAGCATTCCGCGGCTTGCCGGGGATTCCGGAAACCGCCGAAACCGTGGCCCTGGCCCGCGACCTGCTGCTGGTTGAGCAAAGCGGCGTACGCGCGCACTTCAGCCAGCTGACCAGCGCTCGAGGTGTCGCCCTGATCGCCCAAGCCCAGGCACGCGGCCTGAAAGTTACCGCTGACGTGGCGCTGTACCAGCTGATTTTGACCGACGAAGCGTTGGTGGATTTCTCCAGCCTGTACCACGTGCAGCCGCCGTTGCGCACCCGCGCCGACCGCGATGGTCTACGTGAAGCCGTGAAGTCCGGTGTGGTGCAAGCCATCTCGAGCCATCACCAGCCCCACGAACGTGACGCCAAACTGGCGCCTTTCGGGGCAACCGAACCGGGCATCAGCAGCGTTGAAGTGCTGCTGCCGCTGGCCATGACGCTGGTAGACGACGGCTTGCTGGATCTGCCGACACTGCTGGCACGTCTCAGCGCCGGCCCGGCTGCCGCCTTGCGCTTGCCGGCCGGACACCTGAAGGTGGGTTCAGCGGCGGATCTGGTGCTGTTCGACCCGGCGGCCTCGACCGTGGTCGGTGAGAAGTGGCATTCCAAAGGCGATAACTGCCCGTTCCTCGGCCATTGCCTGCCGAGTGCCGTGCGTTACACGCTGGTAGATGGCCGAATCAGCTACGAAGGCTGA